Genomic DNA from Lutibacter sp. A80:
ATGGTATTTTCACTAGAAGAACCGTGACCAAAACTATCGCAATTTTCTTTTACTAAAGGTATTGCGCCAGCATCTAATAATTTTTGAATGGCTGTTGCAGTATAAGGTGATTTGTATTTTTTTAATAAGTCTGAACTAGCTGTTGTATACGTTCCTTGTAACATATAAACATCTTTAACTCCAAAAGGAATACCTTCTAAAAGACCTATTTTTTCACCATTTTTTATTTTAGCATCTACTTTTGAAGCCAACTCTAATGCCGATGTTTCTAATAAAGAATTTACGGTATTGTGTGTGTTTTTTTTAAGTAAACTTAATTTTTCTTGTACCAAAGCAGTACATGTAATTTGTTTAGACACCAACTGTTGGTGTATATATTTTATTTGAGAATCCATTTAATTTTGTGTTGAATTGTTAATAGTTGAATTTTAAAAATTACAACTTGTAATTCATAATTGGTTATTAGTTTTAGTCTTCAATAACTTTTGCAACTACTAAATAACCATTTTTTTTATTCGGGAAGTTTTCAATAATTAGTTGTTTCTCTTTAGCCGAACTTTCAATAACAACATCTTCTCTTAAATTATTAACTGATACGCAATTATAATTGACATTATTTAAAGAATTATTATTTGTTGGTTGTGCATTTTTAATTACATCAAATAATTTGTTCACAGCCTCAGATGGTTGTGCTCCTTTAATACTCGACAATATGTCGACTGTCATTATTTTACTCATCTTTTTTTAATTTATTTTGTAAGTCTAACTTTAAGCCGACCAAATTACAAAAGTTTTACGAGGGAATCATACTTTTTTTTATAAGAAGTTGACGTTTAAGCCTTATGAATTAAACTATCTGATGAAAAAATTAACATATTGTAAATGAAACTTACAATCTTTAGAATATATTGAAATAATATTACAAATAGCATTGGTAATTTCAATTTCTTCTAATTTGTTAATTAAATGTATTTTTGTGGAAAATTTGTTAAATGACTTTAAAAGAATCTCAAAAAAAACTAATTCCTACGTTAAAAAAGTATTTTGGATACGATTCGTTTCGTGATCAACAACAGCAAATTATAGAATCTGTACTTGAAAAAAACGATAATTTGGTAATTATGCCAACAGGAGGAGGGAAGTCTATTTGCTTTCAATTACCTGCTTTATTATTTGATGGATTAACTTTGGTGATTTCTCCTTTAATCGCTTTAATGAAAGATCAAGTAGACGGTTTAAAAGCAAATGGAATTGAAGCGGATTTTTATAATAGCAGTCAGGAAACAGAAGAACAAACTGAGATTTTTGAGAAAATTTATAGAAAAGAGTTAAAGCTTCTATATGTTGCTCCAGAGAGTTTATCGTATCTAGAAAATATTTTAAATGAAGAATTTATAAGTTGTATTGCAATTGATGAAGCGCACTGTATTTCGTCTTGGGGGCACGATTTTAGGCCTTCGTACCAACAGCTTGGATTTTTAAAAAATACATTGCCCAATACACCAATTATTGCGTTAACAGCAACCGCAGACAAAGCTACAAGAGCAGATATTATAGAGCAATTAAATATTTCAAAAGCAACACAATTTATCGCATCTTTTGATAGAAAAAATATTGAATTGGAGGTGCGGCCTGCAAATGATAGAATTTCACAGATAATTAAATTTATAAAAAAACAACCAAAAGAATCGGGAATTATTTATTGTTTGAGCAGAAAATCAACACAACAAATTGCCGATAAGTTAAAATTAAATGGGATTAATGCTACAGCATACCACGCAGGTTTAAGTTTTGAAGAACGTACAAAAACACAAGAAGATTTTATTTACGATAAAACCCAAGTTGTATGTGCTACTATTGCATTTGGAATGGGAATTGACAAATCTAATGTACGTTGGGTAATACACTATAATATGCCTAAAAATATTGAAGGTTATTATCAAGAAATTGGACGTGGCGGACGTGATGGCTTAAAAGCTCATGCTTTGTTATTTCATAGTTATGCAGATGTAATTCAACTACGGAAATTTATAAGCGGAGCTTCAAATGAAGAAGTACAAGCAGCTAAATTAGATAGAATGAAACAGTTTTCTGAAGCTACAACCTGCCGAAGAAAAATATTACTGAGTTATTTTGGTGAATTG
This window encodes:
- the recQ gene encoding DNA helicase RecQ, which translates into the protein MTLKESQKKLIPTLKKYFGYDSFRDQQQQIIESVLEKNDNLVIMPTGGGKSICFQLPALLFDGLTLVISPLIALMKDQVDGLKANGIEADFYNSSQETEEQTEIFEKIYRKELKLLYVAPESLSYLENILNEEFISCIAIDEAHCISSWGHDFRPSYQQLGFLKNTLPNTPIIALTATADKATRADIIEQLNISKATQFIASFDRKNIELEVRPANDRISQIIKFIKKQPKESGIIYCLSRKSTQQIADKLKLNGINATAYHAGLSFEERTKTQEDFIYDKTQVVCATIAFGMGIDKSNVRWVIHYNMPKNIEGYYQEIGRGGRDGLKAHALLFHSYADVIQLRKFISGASNEEVQAAKLDRMKQFSEATTCRRKILLSYFGELLADNCGNCDVCKNPPKIFDGTIIAQKALSVITRLKESEAIGTVIDVLRGAQNATILEKGYNTLKSHGVGKEISWRDWQQYLIQLINQGYCEIAFHKNNALQLTYFSKKVLFENKKVNLTKPVEFTEKPVVEKTTRTKKVAKDSLFERLRKLRQEIALAEKIPAYLVFNDATLKEMERARPMSEADFLDISGVGQRKLEVYGEDFIAEIVAFSNEKIKTRKKKDTHKITYDLYKEGLTIDEIAEKRNLKSTTIFSHLAVLYTEGKDIEIYDFVTKEEVEKVRKAKDILESPFALKPYFEHFNTEIPYFKIRLALTIIDTEG